atcaCCGATTGATCACTTCACGTAAAGTACAACCAAGCTGCAAAAATAAAGAACATGAATTGAAAATTTCCCAAGTTAGTCTTGTGCCGGCTTATGATAGTGATGATTCTTCTGAAGATAACAGTTACATAACTCGTGCTGCAACAGTCACTGAAATCAGACAAAGTTTGCCAAAACCAAATTCACCCTCTTCGAGCTCAAGTTCATCTTCGTCCAGTACTTCGTCGTCAGATTCCGACAGTTCCTTATCGTCTGAAGGACCAAAAAGATGTTCTCCGGAATTAACTACTAATACAAATGAGTATAGGATTATTGACTCGCAGGTAATTGAACAAAATCGTGGGACATCATCTATAGAAACGGCACAAAGCGATTCGAGCAAAATGATTTTAAGACAGCAAAACTTTAACACATCCAATAATATTTCACCCATGTTTACTGACGAAAGTGATATTGACTTAAGTGATGATGACCCAAGTTTTGATTACGAAAAattgattcataataaaaagaaaaagaactaCATTTTTGAGTCTCACACTACAGAGTCTGACAGTGATGGTAGTTCCCagatcaatattaataaaaaaggccGTAAGCGCACAAGGAACCCTACAAAATGgaaacaaaaccaaataaaaaaactacgaaataCTGGAGAATCATATGTATCAACAGCGAAAACCCATAAAACTATTCCTAGCCGGTGTCTTAAAATCCCGTGCACAGAAAAGTGTAAATTGAAATGCACTGAAAACATATCTACTCCTGACAGATATGATTTATTCAAAGAATTCTGGGATCTAGGAGATCTTAATAAGCAGAGAGCTTACATATCCACTTGCATGGTTGATATAGTACCTAAATACAAGTATACAAATGCCGAAAAACCTCGGCGTCCTAATAAGGCTTATTATTTTACagtcaataatataaaaattagagtttgtaaaacattttttaaatctacccTGGATATTACCGACCGCACAATTTTTACTGTGCAAACCAGAGTAAGTGAACGTGGCTTTATGCTTGAAGACATGAGAGGCCGACACAATAAACACAGGACTCTTAGTTCGGAACTAACTAGTGACATAAGAAAACATATTCTAAGTATCCCAAAAATGGAATCCCACTACGTACGAGCTAGTACTTCCAGACAATTTATTGATGGTGGAAAAACAATCAAAGACTTATACAAGGACTTTGTAGAAGACCAAAAGAAAGATTCCAAAGAGTTTGGCAATTATATAGCATATTATACAATATtcacaaaggaatttaatttaagtttttttcaacCAAAAAAAGATCAATGTGATCtatgtttatcatacaaaaaTTCTGTAGAAGAGAAAAAGAAAGAGCTAGAGGAAAAATTTAACACACATTTGGAAGAAAAAGCACTTAGTAGGCATGAGAAGCAGGAAGATCGAAgagtgataaataaaaacaataaggtCGTTATATATGATTTACAGGCAGTATTACAGTGCCCAAGAGGCGATAGCTCATCGTTCTATTATAAGTCTAAACTAAATAGCTACAATTTAACTTTAACCGAATTGAC
The Trichoplusia ni isolate ovarian cell line Hi5 chromosome 23, tn1, whole genome shotgun sequence DNA segment above includes these coding regions:
- the LOC113504908 gene encoding uncharacterized protein LOC113504908 encodes the protein MASSRACRIMQLLSIENKTIEARSEDEDETLKSNIDNVPSEKIRSQYSEMLQDKENLEESLDSCDDILSDYDSNIKYDHRLITSRKVQPSCKNKEHELKISQVSLVPAYDSDDSSEDNSYITRAATVTEIRQSLPKPNSPSSSSSSSSSSTSSSDSDSSLSSEGPKRCSPELTTNTNEYRIIDSQVIEQNRGTSSIETAQSDSSKMILRQQNFNTSNNISPMFTDESDIDLSDDDPSFDYEKLIHNKKKKNYIFESHTTESDSDGSSQININKKGRKRTRNPTKWKQNQIKKLRNTGESYVSTAKTHKTIPSRCLKIPCTEKCKLKCTENISTPDRYDLFKEFWDLGDLNKQRAYISTCMVDIVPKYKYTNAEKPRRPNKAYYFTVNNIKIRVCKTFFKSTLDITDRTIFTVQTRVSERGFMLEDMRGRHNKHRTLSSELTSDIRKHILSIPKMESHYVRASTSRQFIDGGKTIKDLYKDFVEDQKKDSKEFGNYIAYYTIFTKEFNLSFFQPKKDQCDLCLSYKNSVEEKKKELEEKFNTHLEEKALSRHEKQEDRRVINKNNKVVIYDLQAVLQCPRGDSSSFYYKSKLNSYNLTLTELTTATSKTAYDNVHCYFWTESDAKRGAVEIGTCVLKYLERLREEDTEEKNIIFYSDNCCGHNKNKYIATLYLFATQNFNINTITHKFLITGHTQNEADSVHSLIEKEIKKNLKSGPIYSPDQYIALIKNAKKSKPAINVHELTFESFMDMKLLQEEWGYNYNIDIEGQTVNWNNIKVLFMKKECPFSIFFKTSYKDNNYREINVRNKRKKMSILTQITLHKAYTQRQDISVNKKKDLKDLINKGLIPPFYTNFYNSIIN